One window from the genome of Rariglobus hedericola encodes:
- the hprK gene encoding HPr(Ser) kinase/phosphatase — MQKAIHGITVAHFEDTYREKLKLELISGAEGVHRLIREGSINRPSLALTGFFKYFANKRIQVLGAAEMTFFKTLPPEKQTAILTEMVDRNVPCLVLTRNFHPTPAMEQISRERKLPIFRTPMITMNWVNLATLCIDNEFAPSSTEHATTLDVKGVGVMLRGDSGVGKSECALALIERGHSLVADDLTVIKLLDERDLIASSRPLNRGYMECRGIGIINIAEMFGVKSVRVEQRIDMVVSLKEWTPDAIEERTGLEENHYEILGMSIPHVELYVRPGRDIARLVEVAALVQALKKIGHDPAKTFNDRLIEFMAKQSEEKPRVIKPVERSRPPFAS, encoded by the coding sequence ATGCAAAAAGCCATCCACGGCATCACGGTCGCACACTTTGAGGACACCTATCGCGAGAAGCTCAAACTCGAGCTCATCTCCGGCGCCGAGGGCGTTCACCGCCTCATTCGTGAAGGCTCCATCAACCGCCCGTCGCTAGCGCTCACCGGCTTCTTCAAATATTTCGCTAATAAGCGCATTCAAGTTCTCGGCGCCGCCGAGATGACGTTCTTCAAAACCCTCCCTCCCGAGAAGCAGACCGCCATCCTCACCGAGATGGTCGATCGCAACGTTCCTTGCCTCGTCCTCACGCGCAATTTCCACCCCACGCCCGCGATGGAGCAGATCTCCCGCGAACGGAAGCTGCCCATTTTCCGCACGCCGATGATCACCATGAACTGGGTGAATCTGGCCACGCTGTGCATCGACAACGAGTTCGCCCCGTCCTCGACCGAACACGCCACCACCCTCGATGTGAAGGGCGTCGGCGTCATGCTGCGCGGCGACTCCGGCGTAGGCAAAAGCGAATGCGCCCTCGCCCTCATCGAGCGCGGTCACTCCCTAGTCGCCGACGACCTCACCGTCATCAAGCTCCTTGACGAGCGTGATCTCATCGCCTCCAGCCGTCCGCTCAATCGCGGCTACATGGAGTGCCGCGGCATCGGCATCATCAACATCGCCGAAATGTTCGGCGTGAAGAGTGTGCGCGTGGAGCAACGCATCGACATGGTCGTCTCCCTCAAGGAATGGACGCCCGACGCCATCGAGGAGCGCACCGGCCTCGAGGAAAACCACTACGAAATCCTCGGCATGAGCATCCCGCACGTGGAGCTCTATGTGCGCCCCGGCCGTGACATCGCCCGCCTCGTCGAAGTCGCCGCCCTGGTGCAAGCCCTCAAGAAAATCGGCCACGATCCCGCTAAGACTTTCAATGACCGCCTGATCGAATTCATGGCCAAACAATCCGAGGAAAAACCTCGCGTCATCAAACCCGTCGAACGCTCCCGCCCTCCGTTCGCGTCCTGA
- a CDS encoding DUF4339 domain-containing protein: MATPPRYFMMEDGQRTGPHSLAVLLQKAEMHALTADTLIAPENEPGIMLPLRDFQVLCSELLPERVHYTLGAHAIDRVNTTEIPAALSVQEILSDNLARERAVEGQLLKSARARTNNRRRDYVLLTVAGNAFAALAWVLFPGTPMVVVSLLGFVVIYNVSLAWVLYGVMDRY; encoded by the coding sequence ATGGCCACGCCCCCTCGTTATTTCATGATGGAGGACGGTCAACGCACCGGCCCGCACAGTCTCGCGGTCCTGCTGCAAAAAGCGGAGATGCATGCCCTCACCGCCGACACCTTGATCGCCCCTGAAAACGAGCCTGGCATCATGCTCCCGTTGCGCGATTTTCAGGTGCTTTGCAGCGAGCTCCTGCCCGAGCGCGTGCATTACACGCTCGGCGCCCACGCCATTGACCGGGTCAACACCACGGAAATCCCCGCCGCGCTCTCGGTGCAGGAAATTCTCAGCGACAACCTCGCCCGCGAACGTGCCGTTGAAGGCCAATTGCTCAAATCCGCCCGCGCACGCACCAACAACCGCCGTCGCGATTACGTGCTCCTCACCGTCGCCGGCAACGCCTTTGCCGCCCTCGCCTGGGTGTTGTTTCCCGGCACGCCCATGGTCGTCGTTTCCCTGCTCGGTTTTGTGGTGATCTACAATGTCAGCCTCGCGTGGGTGCTCTACGGCGTGATGGATCGTTACTAA
- a CDS encoding LptA/OstA family protein, with product MNLIRRILCLSSLPLLLATARAQTPPAAIIPTVITSTKMEMWSTDTETRSVFQQNVVVTGNNIKITCDNLDVTATRLDDPKNKGATVGTLEKFKTLVATGNVHIVQGDREVTCGRAEVFPAEDRVVLTEKPVVIDSSGPYVATGTRIVLLRGERRLFGDNIKLQGPPIRDLGFDKNKPVQAPAPLPRLPKT from the coding sequence ATGAACCTTATCCGCCGCATACTTTGCCTGTCTTCGCTCCCGCTGCTCCTCGCAACGGCCCGCGCCCAGACCCCGCCCGCCGCCATCATCCCCACGGTCATCACCAGCACCAAGATGGAGATGTGGAGCACCGACACCGAGACCCGCTCCGTCTTCCAGCAAAACGTCGTCGTCACAGGTAACAACATCAAGATCACCTGCGACAACCTCGACGTCACCGCCACCCGTCTCGACGACCCGAAGAACAAAGGCGCCACCGTCGGCACCTTGGAAAAATTCAAGACCCTCGTGGCCACTGGCAACGTCCACATCGTCCAAGGCGACCGCGAGGTCACCTGTGGCCGCGCCGAGGTCTTCCCAGCCGAAGACCGCGTCGTCCTCACCGAAAAACCCGTCGTGATCGACAGCTCGGGGCCCTACGTCGCCACCGGCACGCGCATCGTGCTCCTGCGTGGCGAACGCCGCCTCTTTGGCGACAACATCAAACTCCAGGGCCCGCCCATCCGCGACCTCGGTTTCGACAAGAACAAGCCCGTCCAAGCCCCCGCGCCCCTCCCCCGCCTCCCCAAGACATGA
- a CDS encoding alpha-ketoacid dehydrogenase subunit alpha/beta, whose product MAFPTPPAILSERDLNASELNSPAALLRIYAWMHLARTGDNRILDLFRQGLIKGTVTGGQGNEAMIIPLILLADKAIDAVSFTHRDFGGHLIWSDHLCEHLNQYFANADSPTKAREGNVHHGDVKNRSLPMISHLGSMLSHVLGVTDSQRRHGKPAVGFTFFGDGGSSTGDIHESLNLASVLSLPIVFVIENNKYAYSTPVSEQFTAGTELYQRAAGYGMEGFSIDTTSGDMVAITNTLAAAIEKVRTTSRPVLIEAHILRMRGHAAYDTCDYLVPGELDAILAQDPLPKFRAKLVADGHTAAVDKIDADIHAWLEACIQVSLHVPRPVADASLLADVFAPEAPAIPWKPVPAATEQLTFAQAITTALRKVLSEDPRSLILGQDIGTYGGAFKVTDGLLKDFGRARVFNTPLAESACTGWAIGLAINGHRPIEEFQFADFSTEAVTQITLNAATYHFRSGAAVPLVFRLPCGGGLTMGSFHSQELESLFLSMPGLKAIYPSTPQDAFNAILAAYEDNNPVLIFEHKGLYRRGKHPVTWDKNYRDVWQPKLLRSGTYATFVTYGEMTIPAAEACAYFESEYEKSFDLFDLRGLAPLNLEAIKASLERTHRLIVLHEGRRTHGFGAELVARLTEEHFFSLEAAPLRIASADMPVPFAPELELAYRPTREKLIEQIAAWIG is encoded by the coding sequence ATGGCCTTTCCCACACCTCCTGCCATCCTCTCCGAGCGCGACCTCAACGCCTCCGAGCTCAATTCTCCCGCCGCCCTCCTGCGTATCTATGCGTGGATGCACCTCGCCCGCACCGGCGACAACCGCATCCTCGACCTCTTTCGCCAGGGCTTGATCAAGGGCACCGTCACCGGCGGTCAGGGCAACGAGGCCATGATCATCCCCTTGATCCTGCTCGCCGACAAAGCCATCGACGCGGTCTCGTTCACCCACCGCGATTTCGGCGGACACCTGATCTGGAGCGATCATCTCTGCGAGCACCTGAACCAGTATTTTGCCAACGCCGACAGCCCGACGAAAGCCCGGGAGGGCAACGTCCACCACGGCGACGTCAAAAACCGCTCTCTGCCGATGATCTCCCATCTCGGCTCCATGTTGTCACACGTCCTCGGCGTAACCGACTCCCAACGCCGACACGGCAAACCCGCCGTCGGCTTCACTTTCTTCGGCGACGGTGGATCCAGCACCGGCGACATCCACGAGTCCCTCAACCTGGCGTCCGTCCTCTCGCTCCCGATCGTCTTCGTTATCGAGAACAACAAATACGCCTACTCGACCCCCGTCAGCGAGCAGTTCACCGCCGGCACCGAGCTCTACCAACGCGCCGCCGGCTACGGCATGGAGGGCTTCTCCATCGACACCACGTCGGGCGACATGGTCGCGATCACCAACACGCTCGCCGCCGCCATCGAGAAGGTCCGCACCACGTCGCGCCCCGTCCTCATCGAAGCCCATATCCTGCGTATGCGCGGACACGCCGCTTACGACACCTGCGACTACCTTGTCCCCGGTGAACTCGACGCGATCCTCGCACAAGATCCGCTCCCCAAGTTCCGAGCCAAACTCGTTGCCGACGGCCACACCGCCGCCGTCGATAAAATCGACGCCGACATCCACGCCTGGCTCGAAGCCTGTATCCAGGTTTCGCTACACGTCCCCCGCCCCGTCGCCGACGCCTCCCTCCTCGCCGATGTCTTCGCCCCTGAAGCCCCCGCGATCCCGTGGAAGCCCGTCCCCGCCGCGACCGAACAGCTCACCTTCGCCCAAGCGATCACCACCGCCCTGCGCAAAGTCCTCTCCGAAGACCCGCGCTCCCTGATCCTCGGCCAGGACATCGGCACCTACGGCGGTGCCTTCAAGGTCACCGACGGTCTTCTGAAGGACTTCGGTCGCGCCCGCGTTTTCAACACGCCGCTCGCCGAAAGCGCCTGCACCGGCTGGGCCATCGGCCTCGCCATCAACGGACACCGCCCCATCGAGGAATTCCAATTCGCCGACTTCTCCACTGAAGCCGTCACCCAGATCACCCTCAACGCCGCGACCTACCACTTCCGCTCCGGCGCCGCCGTTCCGCTGGTCTTCCGTCTCCCCTGCGGCGGTGGCCTCACCATGGGCTCCTTTCACTCGCAGGAACTCGAGTCGCTCTTCCTCTCGATGCCTGGTCTCAAGGCGATTTATCCGAGCACACCGCAAGATGCCTTCAACGCCATCCTCGCCGCCTACGAAGACAACAACCCCGTTCTCATCTTCGAACACAAGGGCCTCTACCGCCGCGGCAAACACCCCGTCACGTGGGACAAAAACTACCGCGACGTCTGGCAGCCCAAGCTCCTCCGCTCCGGCACCTACGCGACGTTTGTCACCTACGGCGAGATGACCATCCCCGCCGCCGAAGCCTGCGCGTATTTCGAATCCGAATACGAAAAATCCTTCGACCTCTTCGACCTCCGCGGACTCGCCCCGCTCAACCTCGAGGCCATCAAAGCCTCCCTCGAGCGCACTCACCGCCTGATCGTCCTCCACGAAGGCCGCCGCACCCACGGCTTCGGCGCAGAATTGGTCGCCCGCCTCACCGAAGAACACTTCTTCAGCCTGGAGGCTGCCCCCCTCCGCATCGCGTCCGCCGACATGCCCGTCCCCTTCGCCCCCGAGCTGGAACTCGCCTACCGCCCCACCCGCGAAAAACTCATCGAACAAATCGCCGCCTGGATCGGCTGA
- the lptB gene encoding LPS export ABC transporter ATP-binding protein, translating to MSASAETAPSPAADLQSSRSEIQAVGLVKNYGERAVVNGIDLRVHAGEIVGLLGPNGAGKTTTFYMVVGLVPATRGRVLLDGRDITHLRMHERARLGLGYLPQEPSTFRKLTVTENILAIAEAIKIPRRERAGIVNSHLEELHLTHVAKQPAYTLSGGERRRLEIARALVTKPKFLLLDEPFAAIDPISVSEVQKIILQLKARGIGVIITDHNVRETLRIVDRAYLIHQGRVLSEGTGAFLINDPQAREFYLGKDFNL from the coding sequence ATGAGCGCCTCCGCCGAAACCGCCCCGTCGCCTGCCGCCGACCTGCAGTCCTCGCGCTCTGAAATTCAGGCTGTAGGACTGGTCAAAAACTATGGCGAACGCGCCGTAGTCAACGGCATCGATCTCCGCGTGCACGCCGGTGAAATCGTCGGCCTGCTTGGCCCCAACGGTGCCGGCAAAACCACCACGTTCTACATGGTCGTGGGCCTCGTCCCCGCCACCCGTGGTCGTGTCCTCCTTGACGGACGTGACATCACTCATCTGCGCATGCACGAGCGCGCCCGCCTCGGTCTCGGTTATCTCCCGCAAGAGCCTTCTACCTTCCGCAAGCTGACCGTTACCGAAAACATTCTCGCCATCGCCGAGGCGATTAAGATCCCTCGTCGCGAACGTGCCGGCATCGTCAATTCGCACCTTGAGGAACTCCACCTCACGCATGTCGCGAAGCAGCCCGCTTACACGCTTTCCGGTGGCGAGCGCCGCCGCCTCGAAATCGCCCGCGCCCTCGTCACCAAGCCGAAGTTTCTGCTTCTCGACGAACCGTTCGCCGCCATCGATCCGATCTCGGTCTCCGAGGTCCAAAAAATCATCCTCCAGCTCAAAGCACGTGGCATCGGTGTCATCATCACCGACCACAACGTCCGCGAAACCCTCCGAATCGTCGATCGCGCCTACCTGATCCATCAAGGCCGCGTCCTCAGCGAAGGCACCGGCGCCTTCCTCATCAACGACCCGCAAGCCCGCGAATTCTACCTCGGCAAGGACTTCAACCTCTGA
- a CDS encoding potassium channel beta subunit family protein, translated as MIYRPLGRSGLQVSALSFGAWVTFGKQIGDPVAKKLLHTAYDAGVNFFDNAEAYADGKAELVMGDILKKSGWRRSSYIVSSKAFFGWEDDKPNQTGLSRKHLVEACHDALKRLQVDYLDLYYCHRPDPATPILETCRAMHDLITQGKVLYWGTSEWSAAQLTEAFAICDRLGLHAPVTEQPQYNLFHRARLEKEYAPVFKARGLGTTIWSPLASGLLTGKYNDGIPKDSRLDTKGMEWLRDGVLGTGSKQKLAAVKKLAAVAKSLDTSLPRLGVAWCLANPRVSTVILGASRPEQLVENLGALDVLPRLTPAILKKIDAISRPVAA; from the coding sequence ATGATTTACCGCCCCCTCGGCCGTTCCGGCCTGCAAGTCTCCGCGCTTTCTTTTGGTGCCTGGGTTACCTTCGGCAAACAAATCGGCGATCCCGTCGCCAAGAAGCTCCTGCACACCGCCTACGATGCGGGCGTCAATTTCTTCGACAACGCCGAGGCCTACGCCGACGGCAAGGCCGAGCTCGTCATGGGCGACATCCTCAAAAAAAGCGGATGGCGCCGCAGCAGCTACATCGTTTCGTCGAAGGCCTTTTTCGGCTGGGAAGACGACAAGCCCAACCAGACCGGGCTCTCGCGCAAACACCTCGTCGAAGCCTGTCACGATGCGTTGAAGCGCCTGCAAGTTGACTACCTCGATCTTTACTACTGCCACCGCCCCGATCCCGCCACGCCGATCCTAGAAACCTGCCGCGCGATGCATGATCTCATCACGCAGGGCAAAGTCCTCTACTGGGGCACTAGCGAATGGTCCGCAGCCCAGCTCACCGAGGCCTTTGCCATCTGCGATCGTCTCGGCCTGCACGCGCCCGTCACCGAACAGCCCCAATACAACCTGTTCCACCGCGCCCGTCTCGAAAAGGAATACGCGCCCGTCTTCAAAGCCCGCGGCCTCGGCACCACCATCTGGTCTCCGTTGGCCAGCGGTCTGCTCACCGGCAAATATAACGACGGCATTCCGAAAGACTCCCGCCTCGACACCAAGGGCATGGAATGGCTCCGCGACGGCGTCCTCGGGACCGGCTCCAAACAGAAACTCGCCGCCGTCAAAAAACTGGCCGCCGTCGCCAAGTCGCTCGACACCTCCCTCCCCCGTCTCGGCGTCGCCTGGTGCCTCGCCAACCCGCGCGTCAGCACCGTCATCCTCGGCGCCTCCCGTCCGGAGCAGCTGGTGGAAAACCTCGGTGCCCTCGACGTCCTTCCTCGCCTGACTCCCGCCATCCTCAAAAAAATCGACGCCATCTCGCGCCCCGTCGCCGCGTAA
- a CDS encoding KdsC family phosphatase — translation MKALIPPARWAAIRLFAMDVDGILTDGTIHVSSDGVETKTFSILDGMGLVQLRKADVITAWISGRASGATSVRAEELKIPHLVQGRVDKITALKELAATLKLTADQIVYMGDDDIDTAAIAWAGIGVSVPDAMPSPFTAADYITRRPAGKGAVREVCEHILAARGHTPHA, via the coding sequence ATGAAAGCCCTTATCCCTCCCGCCCGCTGGGCTGCCATCCGTCTCTTCGCCATGGATGTCGATGGCATTCTCACCGACGGCACCATCCACGTCTCCTCCGACGGCGTGGAAACCAAGACATTCTCCATCCTCGACGGTATGGGTCTCGTCCAGCTTCGCAAAGCCGACGTCATCACCGCGTGGATCAGCGGACGCGCCTCGGGCGCCACCTCCGTCCGCGCCGAGGAGCTCAAGATTCCCCATCTCGTCCAAGGTCGCGTCGACAAAATCACCGCCCTCAAGGAACTCGCCGCCACGCTCAAACTCACCGCCGACCAGATCGTTTACATGGGTGACGACGACATCGACACCGCCGCCATTGCGTGGGCTGGCATCGGCGTGAGCGTCCCCGACGCCATGCCCTCGCCTTTCACCGCCGCCGATTACATTACCCGCCGCCCCGCTGGAAAAGGCGCCGTGCGAGAAGTCTGTGAACATATCCTCGCCGCCCGTGGTCACACCCCTCACGCGTGA